In the genome of Bremerella sp. P1, the window GACGCAAGGCGAGTCGCACTATGCCCGGCAATGGTTCCCCTGTTTCGACTACCCCAACGAGAAGTCGACCACCGAAGTGATCTGCCATGTCCCCAGCGACATGACCGTGATTTCCAATGGCCGTAATCTGGGCGAAAGCATCGATCCCGACACGAACCTGAAGTCGGTCCACTGGCTGCAAGACAAGCCGCACGTGAACTACCTGATCTGCGTCGTCGCTGGCTACTTCGACAAGCTGGAAGATACCGCCGGTAAGATTCCGCTCGGCTTCTACAGCCAGCCGACCCTATCCGAGCACGCGGCCGCTTCGTTCCAGGATACGGCCTCGATCATGGACTTCTATCAGAAGGAAATCGGCGTTGCTTACCCTTGGCACAAATACGATCAGGTCACCATTCGCGACTTTATCGCTGGTGGGATGGAAAACACGACGATCACCACGCTCACGCACAACACGATCTTCGCGCCTGCAACCGAGAACGTTCGTTCGTCGCGAGGGCTCGATGCTCACGAACTGGCGCATCAATGGTTTGGTGATTACGTCACGTGCGAAGATTGGAGTCACCTGTGGCTCAACGAAGGCTTCGCGACCTACTACACGCATCTGTACGAGGGACATAAGTTTGGTCGCGATGCCACGCTGTACGGTCTTTACCGCGACGCGTCCAATCGCGTTCTGCGAAGTGGTGCCAATGACAAGCGGCCGATCGTATGGAAGAAGTACCGCAATGCAGGCGACCAGTTCGACTACCGAGCCTATCCCAAGGGAAGCTGGGTGCTGCACATGCTTCGCAGCCAGTTGGGTGAAGACATGTTTCGCGAGGCGATTCAAACCTATTTGAAAGAGCACGGCCTGACGACCGTCACTACGCCGGAACTGCAAGCGGCGCTCGAAGAGACCAGCGGGCGAACGTTCGATCGATTCTTCGATCAGTGGGTGTACCATGCCCGCCATCCTGATCTGAAGATTCGCTATCGCTTCGATCCGAAACTTAAGCTGGCCCAGATCACGCTTGAGCAAACCCACAAAGTCGACGACGACGTGATGTTGTTCAACTTCCCGGCGACGTTCGCTTTTCTGTGCGACGGCGAGCTGGTTCTGCATACCGAAGACATCACCGAGGCCAAGCACGACTTCTACGTCTCTTTGCCTGGTAAGCCTGAGATGGTGCAGTTCGATCCTGAATACACCTTGTTGGCCACGGTCGACTTCGACAAACCGGAAGACATGTGGATCAACGAGCTCGAAAACGCCGAGCGGGCCACGGGACGTATCCTGGCCGTCGAAGCACTGGCGAAGAAGAAGTCAAACAAGGCGATCGCCGCCATTCAAAAGGCATTGGAGACCGATCCGTTCTACGGCGTTCGCGTGGAAGCTGCTGAAGCGCTGGGGAAAATCAACTCGGACGAGTCGCGAGCAGCACTTCGCAAGACGTCCACCCCGAACGATGCCCGCGTTCGCCTGGCACTCGTGAAAGCGACCGTCAGTGATTATCAACCGGAAGAAGTCGGCACGCTTCTCGAAGGAGCCCAAGCTGAGAAGAACCCGGCCATCGTGGCGGCCTGGATCGCCGGTCTGGCCAAGTATTCCGACGAGTCGGTCACGCAATACCTGCGAGCTTCGCTTGATAAGGAGTCGTTCCGCAACGAGATCGCCGAAGCTGCCGTTGGGGCGATGCAAAAGAGCGGATCGTCGCAGTACGTCCCCGACCTGGCCGAACAGGTAGCTCAGCATGCCGATAGCTACACCACCCGCGGCCTGGCCAACTTGCTCAAGACCCTGGCCAGCTTGAGCGATGAGAAAGCCGAGAAGCTGCAGTCCCTCAAGCAGATCGCTCCCCACCTGGGTAATGATCGCGTCGACGTGCAAAAGGGAGCGATCGAAGCTCTGGGCAAGCTGGGCCTGGAAGATGCCCGGCCGATCCTGCAAGCGTATGCCGACGCCTCGCATAACAAGGAACTCTCGAAAGCTGCCGAAGATGCCCTGGCTGCGTTGACCAAGGACAGCACTCCACAGCCGACCGAACTGATCGAGCTCCGCAAACAGATGAAAGATCTCGAGAAGTCGAACGACTCGCTGCAGAAGAAGCTCGACGACTTGGAAAAGAAGCTTCGTGAAATTGAGGAATAGCGTTTCCCTCTTGTGGTGTCGAGCGCTGGTTCCTAGTGACTAGCTTTCTCTCCCTGATGCGTCCTCCAAGGCAAAAAAGCAGGCTCGTTCTTGCTTTCTTAAGAATTTTCCGGCGGTCACCGTTGCGTGATTTGTAAGGTGATCTACATGACTTAGGCGGAACGTTAAGCAAGTTAACTTGCTTGCAGTCAATCAGAGGGAAAGGGACCAGCAAAGAGGTAGGGGAAGTGAGTACTGAGCTACTGCGTAGGCCTGGCAACGAATGGTGGGCACAGCATCGCGATGAAGATGTTTATTGGTTGAGCGTTCTCCAATCGGTGCGTAATCCGCTGGATCAAACGCCTGCGTCGTTCTGTGGTCAACTAAGTCGCCTGGCCAATGCATCGGATGAATCGGGCCAAGGTGGTTTTGCCAAAGAACTGCTCAATACGGTGAGCCGTTTCGATGCTCTCCGAGATGTCGATCGCGTTTGCCTGGCGGGAATCGTTCCCCACTCGAATCAACTCGTTGCGATCGACTCGGCTTGCAGCTGTCGAATCAAAGACAACTTGATGCTCTCCGGCTATTCGTGCTTTGTCGACCCAGAGGGTTCCTTGCTACAAATGCGGCCGGGCATGCTGCGAATCTTCGCAGACACGGCCAATGTCATCGCATCGTATCGCCGCGAATCGCGACCCATTCAAAGGTCGATCGCCAAAACCTCGCGCATGGGACTGCGAAGTGGTTTCTGCATGGCTGTCGGGGCCGACGAACATACTTGGGGATTTCTCTTCATGAATTCCTGTCGTCCCAACTACTTTGATGGAATCGAAAAGTCGCACGCGACCCATCTCAGTGCCTTGTCGATCTACGCAAAATCGTTTCTGCAGTCGAGTCGTTTGGGGAGATCCAATCAGCGTAAGGAGCAGAAGCCAATGACAATTCCTGCCGAAGGATTCTCGCCGAAGCGTCTTCTGGAACTGCTCAAAGTAGAACGCAACAGGTTTCTGCCTGGCGAACCGAAGCTGCAAATCAAGATGGAGAACATTGCTCCGTTCTTATGCAATCATCTTCGTCTCGCGAAAGTTCTTTCGCGAATCGCCATCGAAATTCGCTTGGTCCAAAAGAGATCGGACCGGGACCTGATTCTGTACGTTCGCCGCTGCGATGCGGGAATCGTGATTCAGATTCCGCATGACTTTGAAGAGACGGAACCTACGATGATGAATCTTTTCTACCGGCGCGTGGAAGAGATTTGCGAGTCTTCGGATTCGATTGGGTTTCAGATTCACAGCACGCTGAAAGAAACTCAGGTGCGATTTCCGTTCGAGCCTCTCAATCCAAGATGCGGCGAACGATTCTACAGTACCGATGAAGAAGCAAGTCAGCGGAAGTAGGTAGCAAAAGGGCGCGATCGAAGCCCTGGGCAAGCTAGGCCTGGAAGCTGCTCCAGGCTTAAATGCACGCGGAGAAGAAAGACGAACCGCGGATTTCGTGGATGGGATTCCAGGACGATCGGTTTTCATTTGTTCTAAGGGAGTCTAAAGTTCTGTATGATCGAGTCCGTAGCCCACGGATTCTTGAGCCTTCGCTGGTGCTACCCGGGCGACGTAATGAGTTATGGGAGTGAACACGATGGATGAAAGCTGCCCAGCGAATCAACAGAAGGGCGGAGGTATGGGCTTCTTTGAGCGATACCTAACTGTCTGGGTTGGCTTGTGCATCGTTGTCGGTATCGGCTTGGGGAAGATTGCCCCAGGATTGGCGAAGTCGCTTGATGAGATGGCAATTTATGTCAACAACGCCCCGGTCGTCTCAATCCCTATCGCTTTGTGTCTGTTCTTCATGATGTATCCCATCATGGTGAAGATTGATTTCGGCGAAGTGGTCCAGGCAGGGAAGGCCGTTAAGCCTGTGCTGCTGACGCTTTTCATCAATTGGGCAATCAAGCCCTTCTCGATGTATGCGATCGCCGTCTTCTTTTTGGGGACCGTGTTTCTCGGTTTTATTGGGCCGGATGCCGTCGATTTCGTGAAGCCTCCGCTTGGAGTGGAGCTTGAAGTTGGGGCCACCTATGGTGCCGGTCAAGTCGTGATGGTCGACGGCGTCAAGATGCTGCAAGTGCCACTTTGGCGAAGCTACCTGGCTGGGTGCATCCTCTTGGGCATTGCCCCTTGTACGGCGATGGTGTTGGTCTGGGGATATCTGGCCCGCGGGAATGACGGCCACACGTTGGTGATGGTCGCCGTCAATTCCTTAACGATGCTTGTGCTCTATGGCGTTCTGGGGGGCTTCTTGCTGGGGGTCGGACAACTTCCAGTACCATGGCAAGCGCTACTGCTTTCGATTGCCATCTACGTAGCGTTACCATTGGTAGCGGGATACCTTTCGCGGAAATGGATCATTGCCGCCAAGGGAGAAGTATGGTTCCGGGAAAAGTTCCTCCATGTTCTCACGCCCATCACGATCGTGGCTTTGCTGATGACACTCGTTCTGTTGTTCTCGTTCAAAGGGGAGGTCATCCTGTCCAACCCACTGACGATTTTATGGATCGCTGTCCCTCTCTTTATTCAAACCGTGGTCATCTTTGCGTTGGGCTACACCGCTTCGAAGGTGCTCGGATTGACCTATGAGAAT includes:
- the arsB gene encoding ACR3 family arsenite efflux transporter codes for the protein MDESCPANQQKGGGMGFFERYLTVWVGLCIVVGIGLGKIAPGLAKSLDEMAIYVNNAPVVSIPIALCLFFMMYPIMVKIDFGEVVQAGKAVKPVLLTLFINWAIKPFSMYAIAVFFLGTVFLGFIGPDAVDFVKPPLGVELEVGATYGAGQVVMVDGVKMLQVPLWRSYLAGCILLGIAPCTAMVLVWGYLARGNDGHTLVMVAVNSLTMLVLYGVLGGFLLGVGQLPVPWQALLLSIAIYVALPLVAGYLSRKWIIAAKGEVWFREKFLHVLTPITIVALLMTLVLLFSFKGEVILSNPLTILWIAVPLFIQTVVIFALGYTASKVLGLTYENAAPTAMIGASNHFEVAIATAVMLYGLASGAALATVVGVLIEVPVMLMLVGFCKRTQQWFPHSAENQTPTAAET
- a CDS encoding M1 family metallopeptidase, with protein sequence MKSFRILLLVAVACLATAAHQSIVLAEEALCTCRYCESAAARMAFGVDLENDGPHYAPVRKVDVQHIKLDITPNFKERTIGGSTTIRFVPLRNAIDVLKLDAVDLSITSVDASTPVSEFDSTSKDLTIAFAEPIPVGQESWVTIEHHCQPQGGFYFRTPEMGYPEEDTHCWTQGESHYARQWFPCFDYPNEKSTTEVICHVPSDMTVISNGRNLGESIDPDTNLKSVHWLQDKPHVNYLICVVAGYFDKLEDTAGKIPLGFYSQPTLSEHAAASFQDTASIMDFYQKEIGVAYPWHKYDQVTIRDFIAGGMENTTITTLTHNTIFAPATENVRSSRGLDAHELAHQWFGDYVTCEDWSHLWLNEGFATYYTHLYEGHKFGRDATLYGLYRDASNRVLRSGANDKRPIVWKKYRNAGDQFDYRAYPKGSWVLHMLRSQLGEDMFREAIQTYLKEHGLTTVTTPELQAALEETSGRTFDRFFDQWVYHARHPDLKIRYRFDPKLKLAQITLEQTHKVDDDVMLFNFPATFAFLCDGELVLHTEDITEAKHDFYVSLPGKPEMVQFDPEYTLLATVDFDKPEDMWINELENAERATGRILAVEALAKKKSNKAIAAIQKALETDPFYGVRVEAAEALGKINSDESRAALRKTSTPNDARVRLALVKATVSDYQPEEVGTLLEGAQAEKNPAIVAAWIAGLAKYSDESVTQYLRASLDKESFRNEIAEAAVGAMQKSGSSQYVPDLAEQVAQHADSYTTRGLANLLKTLASLSDEKAEKLQSLKQIAPHLGNDRVDVQKGAIEALGKLGLEDARPILQAYADASHNKELSKAAEDALAALTKDSTPQPTELIELRKQMKDLEKSNDSLQKKLDDLEKKLREIEE